The Sedimentisphaera salicampi genome includes a region encoding these proteins:
- a CDS encoding alkaline phosphatase, whose translation MKKIMLFLFIVSFAASGFPASQTCPDSKLQAKYIFYFIGDGMASTQVYAAEAMVENGRIEDSSGSRMKKLAMSNLDTAGSHRNYATNRLITDSAAAGTAMSCGEKTSVGTISMGPQRERRLPLITNALKEKGLKIGIVSTVSIDHATPACFYANQPSRNSYWHIANQLSDSGYDYFAGGGMKGARVEDGKRVFMPGKKKAAPENDPVEKARRAGYKIACSKEELQEVSPGRKVYAFEPDTLDSSMAMPYEIDRPADSMSLADYTREGIRLLDNPEGFFMMVEGGKIDWACHANDAFTALRDVIALDEAISEAVEFMNEHPEETLIVVTGDHETGGMTMGWAGTGYKTACTMLNSQTASYQMFNKSFLDEHKSKRLEEVGGEWDTSIDMNGSVKDALKDVFGLEYAKLSDYDKQRLEDAYDATMGESGLHRQEARLRFGGYKPITVAATHMFNQKAGLTWTTFSHTAIPVPIYASGAGAEKFGEYMDNTDLPLKIAEAAGIEDFPASRKKLAANSDAR comes from the coding sequence ATGAAAAAAATAATGCTTTTTCTTTTCATCGTTTCGTTTGCAGCTTCAGGATTCCCCGCCTCGCAAACCTGCCCTGATTCCAAGTTGCAGGCAAAATATATCTTTTACTTCATTGGAGACGGAATGGCCAGCACTCAGGTGTATGCAGCTGAAGCTATGGTTGAAAACGGACGTATTGAGGATTCCAGCGGCTCAAGGATGAAAAAGCTCGCTATGAGCAATCTTGATACTGCCGGTTCTCACAGGAACTACGCCACAAACAGGCTCATCACCGATTCCGCAGCAGCGGGCACTGCAATGTCCTGCGGCGAGAAGACTTCAGTTGGAACAATCTCCATGGGTCCTCAGCGGGAAAGAAGGCTGCCTTTAATTACAAACGCTCTGAAGGAAAAGGGATTGAAAATCGGAATTGTTTCCACTGTTTCAATAGACCACGCAACACCAGCCTGCTTTTATGCAAATCAGCCCTCACGAAACAGCTATTGGCATATAGCAAACCAGCTTTCAGACAGCGGTTATGATTATTTCGCCGGCGGCGGAATGAAAGGGGCGAGGGTGGAAGACGGAAAACGCGTCTTTATGCCGGGGAAGAAAAAGGCAGCGCCGGAAAATGACCCTGTGGAGAAGGCCAGAAGGGCGGGCTACAAGATTGCCTGCAGCAAAGAAGAGCTTCAGGAGGTGAGCCCGGGCCGGAAAGTTTATGCCTTCGAGCCGGACACGCTGGACAGCAGTATGGCGATGCCCTATGAGATCGACAGGCCGGCAGATTCAATGTCTTTAGCTGATTATACAAGAGAAGGGATTCGCCTTCTCGATAATCCGGAAGGCTTTTTTATGATGGTGGAGGGCGGAAAAATAGACTGGGCTTGCCATGCCAACGATGCCTTTACAGCCCTCAGGGATGTGATTGCCTTGGATGAGGCAATCAGTGAGGCGGTTGAGTTTATGAATGAACATCCCGAAGAAACGCTTATTGTTGTAACAGGAGACCACGAAACAGGCGGTATGACTATGGGCTGGGCAGGCACGGGCTACAAAACAGCTTGCACTATGCTAAACTCCCAGACGGCCTCATACCAAATGTTCAACAAGTCGTTCCTTGATGAGCATAAGAGCAAAAGGCTTGAAGAGGTTGGCGGCGAGTGGGATACTTCCATTGATATGAACGGCTCCGTGAAGGATGCCTTGAAGGATGTATTCGGGCTCGAATATGCCAAGCTCTCCGATTACGATAAACAAAGGCTCGAAGATGCATATGATGCAACGATGGGCGAAAGCGGTCTTCACAGGCAGGAAGCCAGACTCCGCTTTGGCGGATACAAACCGATTACCGTAGCGGCTACCCATATGTTCAACCAGAAGGCCGGGCTCACATGGACAACATTCAGCCATACGGCGATTCCGGTTCCGATATATGCTTCCGGAGCGGGCGCAGAGAAATTCGGCGAGTATATGGATAATACTGATCTGCCCTTAAAGATTGCTGAGGCTGCGGGTATCGAAGATTTTCCCGCTTCCCGCAAAAAGCTTGCTGCAAACAGCGACGCCCGCTAA
- a CDS encoding MraY family glycosyltransferase produces MSRFLIPAFLVSAFSSAILTLLVRNISLKKDFRSIPSEDRYNPHSIALGGGIAIIISIILSFAIFFPLANVFNPELMAISLLAVFLFAAGLTDDIKNLSPLQKLIFQTAAATLAAFFGGGRVELFIESRLITAAMSIFWIVLLINSFNFLDNMDGASAGIAIIVSAVLGSAACISGDLENAVFAAVICGTLAGFLIFNFPPAKIFMGDAGSLVIGFLIALLTLRITYYNETSAIDSRAAVFVPLIAVAVPLYDFISVTLLRLSQGRSPFLGDTQHFSHRLKRRGLSERQAALTLYLATICTGLGAVFLSRATLIQAGVIFTQTLMILGIIAILEKNNINKETIINGSEKEEKDN; encoded by the coding sequence ATGAGCAGATTTTTAATCCCCGCATTCTTGGTTTCCGCTTTTTCCTCTGCAATACTCACCCTACTGGTAAGAAATATATCCCTTAAAAAGGACTTTCGGTCTATCCCGTCAGAAGACAGATACAATCCTCATTCAATAGCCCTCGGGGGCGGGATTGCCATAATTATATCAATAATACTCAGTTTTGCGATATTTTTCCCGCTTGCAAATGTTTTTAATCCCGAGCTTATGGCTATTTCTCTTTTGGCAGTTTTTCTGTTCGCAGCAGGCCTTACGGACGACATTAAAAACCTTTCACCCCTCCAAAAGCTCATATTCCAGACTGCAGCAGCAACTCTTGCCGCATTTTTTGGAGGCGGCAGGGTTGAGCTGTTTATCGAAAGCAGACTGATCACAGCCGCGATGAGCATTTTCTGGATTGTCCTGCTTATAAATTCATTTAATTTTCTTGATAATATGGACGGGGCGAGCGCCGGGATAGCGATTATCGTATCCGCTGTTTTGGGCAGTGCGGCCTGCATAAGCGGAGATTTGGAAAACGCTGTCTTTGCGGCAGTTATCTGCGGAACCCTTGCAGGCTTTCTGATATTCAACTTTCCCCCCGCCAAGATATTTATGGGCGATGCGGGGTCTTTGGTGATAGGGTTTCTTATTGCTCTTCTCACGCTCCGAATCACATACTACAATGAAACATCCGCCATAGACAGCCGGGCAGCGGTATTCGTTCCGCTAATTGCAGTGGCAGTGCCGCTGTATGATTTTATAAGCGTTACGCTTCTGAGGCTAAGCCAAGGAAGAAGCCCTTTTCTCGGAGACACTCAGCACTTCTCCCATCGCCTCAAACGCAGAGGACTTAGCGAGAGGCAGGCAGCGCTTACGCTCTATCTGGCCACGATATGCACTGGGCTCGGGGCGGTATTTCTCAGCAGGGCAACTCTCATTCAGGCGGGCGTGATTTTCACTCAAACTCTGATGATTCTTGGTATAATAGCAATACTCGAAAAAAACAATATAAACAAAGAAACCATAATAAATGGCAGCGAAAAAGAAGAAAAAGACAACTAA
- the secG gene encoding preprotein translocase subunit SecG: MLLPFAKVPVIMSIIAVIWALSGLLLILIILIQKGKGGGLGSAFGGAGSTSLLGTKTGDFLTWVTIGLVSVFLIFSVVMAKYYRPTDLEQLKQEQPDIEAVDESMLIDEEAEESGQTETGENAEQTGQELQSELESTADDVQQSAEQSAGEAEEQLKSISGEAAEEAAEQQDNTE; the protein is encoded by the coding sequence ATGCTTCTACCATTTGCCAAAGTACCGGTAATAATGAGTATCATTGCGGTGATATGGGCTCTCTCGGGTCTTCTGCTGATACTTATCATCCTTATCCAGAAGGGTAAAGGCGGAGGGCTTGGTTCTGCCTTTGGCGGGGCTGGTTCGACGAGCCTGCTCGGAACTAAAACCGGAGACTTCCTTACGTGGGTAACGATAGGGCTTGTCTCGGTGTTCCTTATTTTCAGTGTGGTGATGGCCAAATATTACCGCCCGACGGATCTGGAACAGCTCAAGCAGGAACAGCCTGACATTGAGGCTGTGGATGAGTCTATGCTTATAGATGAAGAGGCTGAAGAGTCCGGCCAAACGGAAACTGGCGAAAATGCTGAGCAAACTGGTCAGGAGCTTCAGAGCGAGCTTGAAAGTACGGCTGATGATGTTCAGCAGTCTGCAGAGCAGTCTGCCGGCGAGGCAGAAGAGCAGCTCAAATCCATTTCCGGCGAGGCCGCTGAAGAGGCGGCAGAGCAGCAGGATAATACTGAATAA
- a CDS encoding flavoprotein, with product MQGKNILLGITGGIAAYKSADIASRLRKKGALLKTIMTENACKLIQPKLIEAVSAGAVYTSMWDSKENIITHLDPVNSSDLILVAPATANIIGKMASGICDDLLSSALCAGWERNLFIAPAMNNNMWSNPATQRNIKLLKDAGVRTIGPQSGHLACGTSNIGRMSEPEEIVEELCRFFGEDE from the coding sequence ATGCAGGGCAAAAACATACTTCTCGGAATAACAGGCGGTATTGCGGCTTACAAATCAGCGGACATCGCTTCTCGCCTCAGGAAAAAAGGTGCATTGCTGAAAACGATTATGACTGAAAACGCCTGCAAACTTATCCAGCCCAAACTCATTGAGGCTGTAAGCGCAGGAGCTGTTTATACCTCCATGTGGGATTCAAAAGAAAATATTATAACCCATCTGGACCCTGTAAACAGCAGTGATTTGATTCTTGTGGCCCCTGCTACTGCAAATATTATCGGCAAAATGGCCTCCGGCATCTGCGATGATCTGCTCAGCTCGGCCTTATGTGCAGGCTGGGAGAGGAATCTTTTTATCGCTCCTGCCATGAACAATAATATGTGGAGCAATCCCGCAACTCAGAGGAATATAAAGCTCTTGAAGGATGCCGGAGTAAGAACTATAGGTCCTCAATCCGGCCACCTTGCCTGCGGGACAAGCAATATAGGCAGAATGTCAGAGCCTGAAGAGATTGTAGAAGAGCTTTGCAGATTCTTTGGTGAAGATGAGTAA
- the gmk gene encoding guanylate kinase, giving the protein MSSKGKLFVVSGPSGVGKGTIVRRLDKTDAVLSVSATTRQPGKGEKDGIDYWFISRSEFEERIEKGMFLEYAEVFGNLYGTPTDKTQEAVESGKNVILEIDVQGGLQVKKKWPEAGMIFIMPPDMLELEKRIRNRARDSEETIRKRLEEAEKEIEIGKKNYQHFVVNNVLDEAVSEVQEIINSH; this is encoded by the coding sequence ATGTCGAGTAAGGGTAAACTGTTTGTAGTCAGCGGACCGAGCGGGGTAGGTAAGGGCACTATCGTAAGAAGGCTCGATAAAACTGACGCTGTTCTGAGCGTATCAGCTACCACAAGACAGCCCGGCAAGGGCGAGAAAGACGGCATTGATTACTGGTTCATTTCCCGCAGCGAATTCGAAGAACGCATCGAAAAGGGGATGTTCCTTGAATATGCCGAGGTGTTCGGGAATCTTTACGGAACCCCCACAGACAAAACGCAGGAGGCCGTGGAGAGCGGGAAAAACGTTATTCTCGAGATAGATGTTCAGGGCGGACTGCAGGTAAAGAAAAAGTGGCCGGAGGCGGGGATGATCTTTATAATGCCGCCCGATATGCTGGAGCTGGAAAAAAGAATAAGAAACAGGGCCAGAGACAGCGAAGAAACTATAAGAAAAAGGCTCGAAGAGGCAGAGAAAGAGATTGAAATCGGTAAAAAAAATTACCAGCATTTTGTAGTTAATAACGTGCTGGATGAAGCCGTAAGCGAAGTACAGGAAATAATAAACTCACATTAA
- a CDS encoding DNA-directed RNA polymerase subunit omega: MIEALKRDEIYRKVGGSFKLSALIQKRMRELMDGARPLIEDTVDKTMIEIVVEEILEDKITYEIEED, translated from the coding sequence ATGATTGAAGCACTGAAACGGGATGAAATATATCGCAAGGTAGGCGGGAGCTTTAAGCTTTCAGCTCTTATTCAGAAGAGGATGCGGGAGCTTATGGACGGCGCCCGCCCGCTTATCGAGGATACTGTAGACAAAACAATGATAGAGATCGTTGTGGAGGAGATCCTCGAAGATAAAATTACATACGAGATAGAAGAAGATTAG
- a CDS encoding YicC/YloC family endoribonuclease encodes MLYSMTGYGEAYLESCGMAFSVQVRAVNNKFLKTSLKLPETLCFLEERIDKLLRGHFTRGYITLTLSVKSLEEKPLIDFNQSALNYYIKQLSSYSDKSSMLRINAANLLHLPGVIEPYEIDDEQKAKINEAAAELVAKACDKLTAMRGEEGAELKKDLLKNCDEIESFLNDIAGKVSIVVKEYTERLRKRINELMKDAKISVDENTLIRETAVFADRSDISEEVSRLKSHIKQFRDICQKGGGVGKRLDFLAQEMFREANTIGSKASDAGICQLVVDVKSRIDRIKEQVQNVE; translated from the coding sequence ATGCTTTACAGTATGACAGGTTACGGCGAGGCCTATCTTGAGAGCTGCGGGATGGCTTTTTCCGTGCAGGTTCGGGCGGTAAACAATAAATTTCTCAAAACCAGCCTGAAGCTCCCGGAAACTCTTTGCTTTCTGGAAGAACGGATTGACAAACTGCTCAGGGGGCATTTTACAAGAGGCTATATAACCCTCACGCTCTCTGTTAAATCACTCGAAGAAAAGCCCCTTATAGATTTCAATCAATCTGCCCTGAACTACTATATAAAGCAGCTCAGCAGCTATTCTGATAAGAGCAGTATGCTCAGGATCAACGCCGCAAATCTGCTCCATCTCCCGGGCGTGATAGAGCCTTATGAGATTGATGATGAGCAGAAGGCGAAAATCAATGAAGCCGCAGCGGAGCTTGTAGCAAAGGCCTGCGATAAACTCACAGCTATGCGAGGCGAAGAGGGCGCAGAGCTGAAAAAGGATCTGCTGAAAAACTGCGATGAAATCGAGTCTTTCCTGAATGATATTGCAGGGAAGGTATCTATAGTGGTTAAGGAATACACAGAGAGGCTCAGGAAAAGAATCAATGAGCTTATGAAGGATGCCAAGATAAGCGTTGATGAGAATACTCTCATCCGTGAAACGGCAGTCTTTGCAGACCGCTCTGATATCTCGGAAGAGGTTTCAAGGCTCAAATCACATATAAAGCAGTTTCGTGATATCTGCCAGAAGGGCGGGGGCGTTGGCAAACGTCTGGACTTCCTTGCTCAAGAGATGTTTCGTGAGGCAAATACGATAGGCAGCAAGGCCTCGGATGCGGGGATATGCCAGCTTGTTGTGGATGTAAAAAGCCGGATAGACAGAATTAAAGAACAGGTTCAGAATGTCGAGTAA
- the pheA gene encoding prephenate dehydratase, with translation MELEELRKKIDQIDARLVELINERAEVVVEVGKFKRRSGSVPVYAPDRETQVLSKICELNKGPLPDKTLVAVWRELMSGSFFIERPLRISFLGPEGSYSHQASMKKFGQSVDYLPLADIRGVFDEVARGQCDFGMVPVENSSGGGVVETLDAFLETRIMICAEMEMPIHHNLLAKCRLEEIEKIYSKPEVFAQCRNWITENHFEGKIITEASTARAAELAAQSDNCAAIGSSLAGRIYGLNVLYEKIEDKPDNVTRFLIISSRDTPKTGDDKTAIVFTTPHKPGALFDVLGVFDKYDINLTRIESRPNKTRNWEYHFFADINGHKTDENIIKALEKLHDRTIQVQILGSFPRYTGETD, from the coding sequence ATGGAACTTGAAGAGCTCAGAAAAAAAATAGATCAGATAGATGCCCGTCTCGTGGAGCTAATCAACGAGCGTGCGGAGGTAGTCGTTGAGGTAGGCAAGTTTAAGCGCCGCAGCGGCAGCGTGCCTGTGTATGCGCCTGACAGGGAAACGCAGGTTCTATCGAAGATATGCGAGCTGAATAAGGGGCCTCTGCCGGATAAAACTCTCGTGGCAGTATGGCGTGAGCTTATGAGCGGGTCTTTCTTCATTGAAAGGCCTCTGAGGATATCGTTTCTCGGTCCGGAAGGGAGCTATTCGCATCAGGCTTCGATGAAGAAATTCGGGCAGAGCGTGGATTATCTGCCGCTTGCAGATATCAGGGGTGTTTTTGATGAGGTTGCCCGCGGTCAGTGCGATTTCGGTATGGTGCCTGTGGAGAATTCCTCGGGCGGAGGCGTTGTGGAAACGCTTGATGCCTTCCTCGAAACCCGCATTATGATCTGCGCAGAGATGGAAATGCCCATACACCACAACCTGCTCGCAAAATGCAGGCTTGAAGAGATCGAAAAGATATACTCAAAGCCCGAGGTGTTTGCCCAATGCCGCAACTGGATTACAGAAAACCACTTTGAGGGCAAAATAATCACCGAGGCCTCTACCGCCAGGGCAGCAGAGCTTGCCGCACAATCAGATAATTGCGCAGCTATAGGCTCTTCGCTGGCCGGCAGGATATACGGGCTGAACGTGCTTTACGAGAAAATCGAGGACAAACCGGATAACGTAACCCGCTTTTTGATTATCTCGAGCCGAGATACGCCCAAAACAGGCGACGATAAAACGGCGATAGTTTTTACAACGCCTCACAAACCCGGGGCATTATTTGATGTGCTCGGTGTGTTCGATAAATACGACATAAACCTGACAAGAATAGAATCTCGCCCGAATAAAACGAGGAACTGGGAATACCATTTCTTTGCAGATATAAACGGGCATAAGACCGATGAGAATATTATCAAGGCGCTTGAAAAACTTCACGACAGGACTATACAGGTTCAGATACTCGGCAGTTTCCCGAGGTATACAGGTGAGACGGATTAG
- a CDS encoding transposase yields MAIIQNKYLFSWENLENSKDLERLEFVLSHLPDEKLMRSLEKVRGRGRNDYPIRAVWNSLLAGFVFEHNSIASLRRELSRNPLLRQLCGFNPALGQSAVPSDDAYTNFFKLLSKHENKLSNIFENLVSKLSEKLPNFGKDVAIDGKTIPSLAIKETDKSSDDGRRDTDADWSVKSYTNKEGKVTKKVSVFGYTLHLLVDAKYELPIQRKVTPGNESEVKQVEEIVGSCNPKVKDKIEHLIADKGYDSGDLNKKLLRKDGIKAVIDSREMGKADYWPVDDSFTVFYDQKGRVYCRQKGNLKLKNMPFAGFEKNRETLKYRCPVKHYGIGCPNAENCSIASSIRIPLALNPRIFTAVARGSLKWERLYKKRSSVERTFSRLDVSFGFENHYIRGLEKMRTRVDMALITMLGIAYGSVMENKHKKMRSLVNCRA; encoded by the coding sequence ATGGCTATTATACAAAACAAATATTTATTTTCATGGGAAAATTTAGAAAATTCCAAAGATTTAGAACGCCTTGAGTTTGTGCTTTCTCATCTGCCGGATGAAAAATTAATGCGTTCACTGGAGAAAGTTCGAGGCAGGGGCAGAAATGACTATCCCATCCGGGCAGTTTGGAATTCACTTCTGGCAGGATTTGTCTTTGAGCATAACAGCATAGCTTCCCTTCGCAGGGAGCTCAGCCGCAATCCCTTGCTCCGCCAGCTTTGCGGTTTCAATCCGGCATTGGGGCAATCGGCAGTTCCTTCAGATGATGCATACACAAACTTCTTTAAGCTGCTTTCAAAACACGAAAATAAGCTTTCAAATATTTTTGAAAATCTTGTATCCAAGCTTTCTGAAAAGCTTCCTAATTTTGGAAAAGATGTCGCTATTGACGGCAAAACAATTCCAAGTCTTGCAATCAAGGAAACAGATAAATCTTCTGATGACGGGCGAAGAGACACCGATGCCGACTGGTCAGTAAAGAGTTACACTAACAAAGAAGGCAAGGTTACTAAAAAGGTAAGCGTTTTTGGCTATACTTTGCATCTACTCGTAGATGCAAAGTACGAGCTTCCTATTCAGCGAAAGGTAACTCCAGGAAATGAATCAGAAGTAAAACAGGTAGAAGAAATTGTTGGCAGCTGCAACCCCAAGGTCAAAGATAAAATTGAACACTTAATTGCAGATAAAGGCTATGACTCTGGAGATCTTAATAAAAAGCTTTTACGCAAAGATGGTATTAAGGCAGTGATCGACTCCCGGGAAATGGGAAAGGCTGACTACTGGCCTGTAGATGATTCCTTTACTGTTTTTTACGATCAGAAGGGCAGAGTTTACTGCCGCCAAAAAGGCAACTTAAAACTGAAAAATATGCCATTTGCTGGCTTTGAAAAGAACAGAGAGACCCTCAAATACCGCTGTCCCGTAAAACATTACGGGATTGGCTGCCCTAATGCCGAGAATTGCAGTATAGCTTCGAGTATCAGAATCCCCTTAGCCCTTAATCCCCGCATATTTACAGCCGTAGCCAGGGGCAGCCTGAAATGGGAAAGGCTTTATAAAAAACGCTCCTCAGTAGAGCGTACATTCAGCAGGCTTGATGTATCTTTTGGATTTGAAAATCACTACATAAGGGGGCTGGAGAAGATGAGGACTCGTGTAGATATGGCACTGATAACTATGCTTGGCATAGCTTACGGCAGTGTTATGGAAAATAAGCATAAAAAAATGCGATCACTTGTAAACTGCAGAGCCTGA
- the tpiA gene encoding triose-phosphate isomerase: MRKPFIAANWKMNTDSQYAVELASGLEKAIADVKGVNVAVCPPFVYLQSVAKSLSVDGNVAVGSQDVYFESNGAFTGEISCEMLKDVCCSYVITGHSERRHVIGESDELINKKTIAALEAGIKPILCIGELLEEREADKTSQVCERQLREGLKGISEEQLAEVTIAYEPVWAIGTGKTATSQQAQEVHEFVRGVIADLYSKNAADNIIIQYGGSAKPKNTKELMSCKDVDGLLVGGAGLKVDSFSEMVKITEELYK, from the coding sequence ATGAGAAAACCATTCATAGCAGCCAACTGGAAGATGAATACAGACAGCCAGTATGCAGTGGAGCTCGCTTCAGGGCTTGAGAAGGCAATCGCAGATGTGAAGGGCGTGAACGTAGCGGTATGCCCGCCTTTTGTTTACCTTCAGTCTGTTGCGAAAAGCCTCTCTGTTGATGGAAACGTTGCAGTTGGATCGCAGGACGTATATTTCGAGAGCAACGGGGCATTCACAGGCGAGATAAGCTGCGAGATGCTCAAGGATGTATGCTGCTCATACGTTATCACAGGCCACTCAGAGAGAAGGCACGTAATCGGCGAGAGCGATGAGCTTATCAACAAGAAAACCATAGCCGCTCTTGAGGCAGGCATCAAGCCTATCCTCTGCATCGGCGAGCTTCTGGAAGAAAGAGAAGCCGATAAAACCAGTCAGGTGTGCGAGAGGCAGCTTCGTGAAGGGCTCAAGGGCATCAGCGAAGAGCAGCTTGCAGAGGTAACCATAGCATACGAACCGGTTTGGGCTATCGGCACCGGCAAAACCGCCACCTCGCAGCAGGCTCAGGAAGTTCACGAGTTTGTAAGAGGCGTTATCGCAGACCTTTACAGCAAGAATGCAGCGGATAATATCATCATTCAGTACGGCGGATCTGCCAAGCCTAAGAACACAAAAGAGCTTATGAGCTGCAAGGATGTTGACGGCCTTCTCGTAGGCGGGGCAGGGCTCAAGGTTGACAGCTTCTCGGAAATGGTGAAAATAACCGAAGAGCTCTATAAGTAA
- a CDS encoding winged helix-turn-helix transcriptional regulator translates to MIDYIKIDSDILNLPLTGAEKLVLAAGRLPKGCRMSNAQLAGICGVSLRTLIRIVMELKNSGLIRVHKSGSNRTIFTADNRLAGYDRLTQRQNDTCQDGVKSCQNVTKGCQAVTEKCQIDTHNLKNKRNKKEKAASRTKEPSGGALCSSPSEEKTSGHGGREKTRGDIGDFTMKEFREYIADRLGMKPGGENYASRAYELRIAIFTAGSRENAEFLEWVRKRREGLIE, encoded by the coding sequence ATGATCGACTATATCAAGATCGATTCAGACATTTTGAACCTGCCGTTGACCGGTGCTGAGAAGCTCGTGCTCGCCGCTGGAAGGCTGCCGAAGGGCTGCAGAATGAGCAACGCCCAGCTCGCCGGAATCTGCGGCGTCTCGCTGAGAACTCTGATAAGGATTGTGATGGAGCTCAAGAATTCGGGATTGATCAGAGTCCACAAATCCGGCAGCAATCGAACCATATTCACAGCAGACAACCGCCTTGCAGGGTATGACAGATTGACACAGCGACAAAATGACACGTGTCAGGATGGCGTTAAGTCGTGTCAGAATGTCACTAAGGGGTGTCAGGCTGTCACTGAAAAGTGTCAGATTGACACACATAATTTAAAAAATAAAAGAAATAAAAAAGAAAAGGCGGCGTCTCGAACAAAAGAGCCTTCCGGAGGGGCTCTTTGTTCTTCGCCTTCGGAAGAAAAAACTTCCGGCCATGGCGGGAGAGAGAAAACTCGCGGGGATATCGGGGATTTCACTATGAAGGAGTTTCGTGAGTATATTGCCGATAGGCTCGGGATGAAGCCGGGCGGGGAGAACTACGCCAGCAGGGCATACGAGCTTCGGATTGCGATCTTCACCGCAGGCAGCAGGGAAAACGCCGAATTCCTCGAATGGGTGCGAAAGCGGCGAGAAGGGTTAATTGAATGA